The Streptomyces aurantiacus genome includes a region encoding these proteins:
- a CDS encoding DUF779 domain-containing protein has translation MPSSAPRVELTPAAAELLRRLRAVHGPLMFHQSGGCCDGSAPMCYPEGEFRTGDSDVLLASLAVEGVEEPVTFWMSRSQNEVWSHTRLIVDVVEGRGSGFSLEAPEGVRFLTRSRLVGT, from the coding sequence GTGCCCTCTTCCGCCCCACGCGTGGAGCTGACACCCGCAGCGGCCGAGCTGCTGCGACGACTGCGAGCCGTCCACGGTCCGCTGATGTTCCATCAGTCCGGAGGCTGCTGCGACGGCAGCGCGCCCATGTGCTACCCGGAGGGCGAATTCAGGACCGGCGACTCCGACGTCCTGCTCGCCTCGCTGGCCGTCGAGGGGGTCGAGGAGCCGGTCACGTTCTGGATGTCGCGGAGTCAGAACGAGGTGTGGAGCCACACCCGGCTGATCGTGGACGTGGTCGAAGGCAGGGGCAGCGGCTTCTCGCTGGAGGCACCCGAAGGGGTACGTTTCCTGACCCGTTCGCGTCTCGTCGGCACGTAG